One genomic segment of Macaca fascicularis isolate 582-1 chromosome 19, T2T-MFA8v1.1 includes these proteins:
- the SLC25A41 gene encoding mitochondrial carrier protein SCaMC-3L isoform X1, giving the protein MLRTWVLDTGEQLMVPVEVLEVDNEGALWKFLLSGAMAGAVSRTGTAPLDRAKVYMQVYSSKTTFTNLLGGLQSMVQEGGFRSLWRGNGINVLKIAPEYAIKFSVFEQCKNYFCGIHGSPPFQERLLAGSLAVAISQTLINPMEVLKTRLTLRRTGQYKGLLDCARQILQREGTRALYRGYLPNMLGIIPYACTDLAVYEMLQCFWLKSGRDMGDPSGLVSLSSVTLSTTCGQMASYPLTLVRTRMQAQDTVEGSNPTMRGVLQRILAQQGWLGLYRGMTPTLLKVLPAGGISYVVYEAMKKTLGV; this is encoded by the exons GTGCTGGACACAGGAGAGCAGCTGATGGTCCCTGTGGAAGTCCTGGAAGTAGATAACGAGGGGGCCTTGTGGAAGTTTCTGCTCTCAGGAGCAATGGCTGGGGCGGTGTCTCGCACAGGCACGGCACCTCTGGACAGAGCCAAAGTGTACATGCAG GTCTACTCCTCCAAGACGACCTTCACCAACCTGCTGGGGGGGCTACAGAGCATGGTCCAGGAGGGAGGCTTCCGCTCCCTGTGGCGGGGCAACGGCATCAACGTGCTCAAGATTGCTCCCGAGTATGCCATCAAGTTCTCCGTATTCGAGCAG tGCAAGAATTACTTCTGTGGAATACATGGGTCCCCGCCCTTCCAGGAGCGTCTCCTCGCTGGTTCCCTGGCCGTGGCCATCTCCCAGACCCTCATCAACCCCATGGAG GTGCTGAAGACACGGCTGACCTTGCGACGGACGGGCCAGTACAAGGGGCTGCTGGACTGCGCCAGGCAGATCTTGCAGCGGGAGGGCACCCGCGCCCTTTACCGCGGCTACCTGCCCAATATGCTCGGCATCATCCCCTACGCCTGCACCGACCTGGCTGTCTATGAG ATGCTCCAGTGCTTCTGGCTGAAGTCAGGCAGGGATATGGGGGACCCCAGTGGCCTGGTCAGTCTGTCATCTGTGACGCTATCCACGACCTGTGGCCAGATGGCCAGCTACCCACTGACTCTGGTGCGCACCAGGATGCAGGCCCAAG ATACCGTGGAGGGCTCAAATCCCACCATGCGCGGAGTCCTCCAGCGGATCCTGGCCCAGCAGGGCTGGCTAGGGCTGTACCGAGGCATGACCCCCACGCTACTGAAGGTCTTACCAGCAGGTGGCATCAGCTATGTGGTGTACGAAGCCATGAAGAAAACCCTGGGCGTATAG
- the SLC25A41 gene encoding mitochondrial carrier protein SCaMC-3L isoform X4, giving the protein MGAQPGEPQNPCSRIQTLFRRVKNLLIKAPPPPPPPPPPPSWNPGCTHVYGYVFGHMHDNNLDHLPSQQVLDTGEQLMVPVEVLEVDNEGALWKFLLSGAMAGAVSRTGTAPLDRAKVYMQVYSSKTTFTNLLGGLQSMVQEGGFRSLWRGNGINVLKIAPEYAIKFSVFEQCKNYFCGIHGSPPFQERLLAGSLAVAISQTLINPMEVLKTRLTLRRTGQYKGLLDCARQILQREGTRALYRGYLPNMLGIIPYACTDLAVYEMLQCFWLKSGRDMGDPSGLVSLSSVTLSTTCGQMASYPLTLVRTRMQAQDTVEGSNPTMRGVLQRILAQQGWLGLYRGMTPTLLKVLPAGGISYVVYEAMKKTLGV; this is encoded by the exons ATGGGCGCTCAGCCTGGAGAACCTCAGAACCCTTGCTCTAGGATCCAGACGCTCTTTAGGAGGGTCAAGAACTTACTCATCAAAGCCCCGCCTCCcccgccacctccacccccacccccatcctggaACCCTGGCTGTACACACGTGTATGGATACGTGTTTGGACACATGCATGACAACAACCTTGACCATCTCCCGTCACAGCAG GTGCTGGACACAGGAGAGCAGCTGATGGTCCCTGTGGAAGTCCTGGAAGTAGATAACGAGGGGGCCTTGTGGAAGTTTCTGCTCTCAGGAGCAATGGCTGGGGCGGTGTCTCGCACAGGCACGGCACCTCTGGACAGAGCCAAAGTGTACATGCAG GTCTACTCCTCCAAGACGACCTTCACCAACCTGCTGGGGGGGCTACAGAGCATGGTCCAGGAGGGAGGCTTCCGCTCCCTGTGGCGGGGCAACGGCATCAACGTGCTCAAGATTGCTCCCGAGTATGCCATCAAGTTCTCCGTATTCGAGCAG tGCAAGAATTACTTCTGTGGAATACATGGGTCCCCGCCCTTCCAGGAGCGTCTCCTCGCTGGTTCCCTGGCCGTGGCCATCTCCCAGACCCTCATCAACCCCATGGAG GTGCTGAAGACACGGCTGACCTTGCGACGGACGGGCCAGTACAAGGGGCTGCTGGACTGCGCCAGGCAGATCTTGCAGCGGGAGGGCACCCGCGCCCTTTACCGCGGCTACCTGCCCAATATGCTCGGCATCATCCCCTACGCCTGCACCGACCTGGCTGTCTATGAG ATGCTCCAGTGCTTCTGGCTGAAGTCAGGCAGGGATATGGGGGACCCCAGTGGCCTGGTCAGTCTGTCATCTGTGACGCTATCCACGACCTGTGGCCAGATGGCCAGCTACCCACTGACTCTGGTGCGCACCAGGATGCAGGCCCAAG ATACCGTGGAGGGCTCAAATCCCACCATGCGCGGAGTCCTCCAGCGGATCCTGGCCCAGCAGGGCTGGCTAGGGCTGTACCGAGGCATGACCCCCACGCTACTGAAGGTCTTACCAGCAGGTGGCATCAGCTATGTGGTGTACGAAGCCATGAAGAAAACCCTGGGCGTATAG
- the SLC25A41 gene encoding mitochondrial carrier protein SCaMC-3L isoform X2: protein MLRTWVLDTGEQLMVPVEVLEVDNEGALWKFLLSGAMAGAVSRTGTAPLDRAKVYMQCKNYFCGIHGSPPFQERLLAGSLAVAISQTLINPMEVLKTRLTLRRTGQYKGLLDCARQILQREGTRALYRGYLPNMLGIIPYACTDLAVYEMLQCFWLKSGRDMGDPSGLVSLSSVTLSTTCGQMASYPLTLVRTRMQAQDTVEGSNPTMRGVLQRILAQQGWLGLYRGMTPTLLKVLPAGGISYVVYEAMKKTLGV from the exons GTGCTGGACACAGGAGAGCAGCTGATGGTCCCTGTGGAAGTCCTGGAAGTAGATAACGAGGGGGCCTTGTGGAAGTTTCTGCTCTCAGGAGCAATGGCTGGGGCGGTGTCTCGCACAGGCACGGCACCTCTGGACAGAGCCAAAGTGTACATGCAG tGCAAGAATTACTTCTGTGGAATACATGGGTCCCCGCCCTTCCAGGAGCGTCTCCTCGCTGGTTCCCTGGCCGTGGCCATCTCCCAGACCCTCATCAACCCCATGGAG GTGCTGAAGACACGGCTGACCTTGCGACGGACGGGCCAGTACAAGGGGCTGCTGGACTGCGCCAGGCAGATCTTGCAGCGGGAGGGCACCCGCGCCCTTTACCGCGGCTACCTGCCCAATATGCTCGGCATCATCCCCTACGCCTGCACCGACCTGGCTGTCTATGAG ATGCTCCAGTGCTTCTGGCTGAAGTCAGGCAGGGATATGGGGGACCCCAGTGGCCTGGTCAGTCTGTCATCTGTGACGCTATCCACGACCTGTGGCCAGATGGCCAGCTACCCACTGACTCTGGTGCGCACCAGGATGCAGGCCCAAG ATACCGTGGAGGGCTCAAATCCCACCATGCGCGGAGTCCTCCAGCGGATCCTGGCCCAGCAGGGCTGGCTAGGGCTGTACCGAGGCATGACCCCCACGCTACTGAAGGTCTTACCAGCAGGTGGCATCAGCTATGTGGTGTACGAAGCCATGAAGAAAACCCTGGGCGTATAG
- the SLC25A41 gene encoding mitochondrial carrier protein SCaMC-3L isoform X3, protein MLRTWVLDTGEQLMVPVEVLEVDNEGALWKFLLSGAMAGAVSRTGTAPLDRAKVYMQVYSSKTTFTNLLGGLQSMVQEGGFRSLWRGNGINVLKIAPEYAIKFSVFEQCKNYFCGIHGSPPFQERLLAGSLAVAISQTLINPMEVLKTRLTLRRTGQYKGLLDCARQILQREGTRALYRGYLPNMLGIIPYACTDLAVYEIPWRAQIPPCAESSSGSWPSRAG, encoded by the exons GTGCTGGACACAGGAGAGCAGCTGATGGTCCCTGTGGAAGTCCTGGAAGTAGATAACGAGGGGGCCTTGTGGAAGTTTCTGCTCTCAGGAGCAATGGCTGGGGCGGTGTCTCGCACAGGCACGGCACCTCTGGACAGAGCCAAAGTGTACATGCAG GTCTACTCCTCCAAGACGACCTTCACCAACCTGCTGGGGGGGCTACAGAGCATGGTCCAGGAGGGAGGCTTCCGCTCCCTGTGGCGGGGCAACGGCATCAACGTGCTCAAGATTGCTCCCGAGTATGCCATCAAGTTCTCCGTATTCGAGCAG tGCAAGAATTACTTCTGTGGAATACATGGGTCCCCGCCCTTCCAGGAGCGTCTCCTCGCTGGTTCCCTGGCCGTGGCCATCTCCCAGACCCTCATCAACCCCATGGAG GTGCTGAAGACACGGCTGACCTTGCGACGGACGGGCCAGTACAAGGGGCTGCTGGACTGCGCCAGGCAGATCTTGCAGCGGGAGGGCACCCGCGCCCTTTACCGCGGCTACCTGCCCAATATGCTCGGCATCATCCCCTACGCCTGCACCGACCTGGCTGTCTATGAG ATACCGTGGAGGGCTCAAATCCCACCATGCGCGGAGTCCTCCAGCGGATCCTGGCCCAGCAGGGCTGGCTAG